One window of Argonema galeatum A003/A1 genomic DNA carries:
- the pstA gene encoding phosphate ABC transporter permease PstA produces MTNSIFQNNFQEPREEFTPNIEKRETTGKIFEIIFLIGLSIGLIVLAVLVFDVFKDGLGRLLTPGFLTETPSRFPEQGGIRPAIFGSMLLAGLVMLIAVPIGVGAALYLEEYAPKAWWTDIIEINISNLAGVPSIVYGLLGLGVFNYLLNFGPALLSGALTLSLLSLPVIIVTAREAIRAVPDSLRQASYGLGTTKWQTVWNHVLPYAVPGILTGVIISVSRAIGDAASLIVIGAVSFLTFNPGLFQRFMALPIQIYTYITRPEPGFAESAAASIIVLLLLILVLNGSAIYLRQRFSTFK; encoded by the coding sequence ATGACTAATTCGATTTTCCAAAACAACTTCCAAGAACCACGCGAAGAGTTTACTCCCAATATAGAGAAGAGAGAAACAACAGGAAAAATCTTTGAAATCATCTTTCTGATTGGTCTGAGTATTGGTTTAATAGTGCTTGCCGTCCTGGTATTCGATGTCTTCAAGGATGGACTTGGCAGACTGCTGACACCGGGTTTTTTGACTGAAACTCCTTCTCGGTTTCCCGAACAAGGCGGCATACGTCCTGCTATTTTTGGCAGTATGCTTCTCGCGGGATTAGTTATGTTAATTGCTGTACCTATCGGTGTAGGAGCGGCTTTATATCTTGAAGAATATGCACCGAAAGCTTGGTGGACTGATATTATTGAAATTAATATTAGCAACCTAGCTGGAGTCCCTTCAATTGTCTATGGTCTATTGGGGTTAGGCGTTTTCAATTATCTTTTGAACTTCGGCCCCGCATTACTTTCTGGAGCGCTAACGTTGTCTTTACTGTCTTTACCAGTAATTATTGTGACTGCCAGAGAGGCAATTCGAGCTGTTCCCGATTCTTTACGACAAGCTTCCTATGGCTTAGGCACAACTAAATGGCAGACGGTGTGGAATCATGTCTTACCTTATGCGGTTCCGGGGATTTTAACAGGGGTGATTATTTCAGTCTCCCGTGCCATTGGGGATGCGGCTTCTCTAATCGTCATTGGAGCCGTAAGTTTTCTCACATTTAATCCGGGTTTGTTTCAGCGTTTTATGGCCTTGCCCATCCAAATTTACACATACATTACTCGGCCTGAGCCTGGTTTTGCTGAATCAGCAGCAGCGTCAATCATTGTTCTACTGTTATTGATTTTGGTTTTGAATGGCTCCGCAATTTACCTTCGGCAACGCTTCTCGACATTTAAATGA
- a CDS encoding PstS family phosphate ABC transporter substrate-binding protein yields MQKHLSFNRNTLGQPQLNSRVFLPFLIALTCGITSCSQVEQKQNQVSIDGGAVGFPIHQAVAEEFQKLKPGAQVSVASSGTGGGMSKFCAGEIDIVGASRSIKDEEIERCKKKGIDFVELPVALDGIAVIVNRQNNFAKCLTIEELNKIWNSKSDRKITNWNQINPNFPDQRLKLYAPASDTGTFDYFTQAVTGKAKNSRTDYTTSHNQNVLVQGIAGDTNAIGYVGISYYMENQDKLNLVGVESPKGKCEKPVPLDNVVRNIYLPLSRPVFIYVSKTSLDNKPAVREFADFYLENSWKWVDQVGYVALPDDAYPRVKQKLASGETGSKFKDAKPGEPIGNLL; encoded by the coding sequence ATGCAGAAACATTTATCTTTTAATCGCAATACTCTTGGGCAGCCTCAGTTAAATAGCCGAGTTTTTCTGCCATTTCTGATTGCTCTTACCTGCGGTATAACTTCTTGCAGTCAGGTGGAGCAGAAGCAAAATCAGGTGAGTATTGATGGTGGAGCCGTAGGTTTTCCTATTCATCAAGCCGTTGCTGAAGAATTTCAAAAACTTAAGCCAGGTGCTCAGGTTAGCGTTGCTTCAAGTGGTACTGGCGGTGGCATGAGTAAGTTTTGCGCTGGAGAAATTGATATTGTTGGTGCGTCACGTTCCATTAAAGATGAAGAAATCGAAAGATGTAAAAAGAAGGGCATTGATTTTGTAGAACTCCCTGTCGCTTTAGACGGAATTGCGGTGATTGTCAATCGTCAAAACAACTTTGCAAAATGTTTGACGATTGAAGAACTTAACAAAATTTGGAACTCCAAATCAGACCGTAAAATAACCAATTGGAATCAAATTAATCCAAATTTTCCCGACCAGCGGTTAAAGCTTTATGCCCCGGCTTCTGATACTGGAACATTTGATTATTTCACACAAGCAGTCACTGGCAAAGCCAAAAATAGTCGCACGGACTATACTACCAGTCACAATCAAAACGTCCTTGTTCAAGGGATTGCGGGCGACACAAATGCTATAGGGTACGTGGGGATATCTTACTACATGGAAAATCAAGACAAGCTGAACTTGGTTGGTGTGGAAAGTCCAAAAGGAAAGTGTGAAAAACCAGTTCCTCTAGATAATGTTGTGAGAAATATTTATCTACCTTTGTCTCGTCCCGTGTTTATCTATGTAAGCAAGACTTCCCTGGATAACAAACCAGCCGTAAGGGAATTTGCTGATTTCTATCTAGAAAATTCTTGGAAATGGGTCGATCAAGTCGGTTACGTAGCGCTACCCGACGATGCTTACCCCAGAGTAAAACAAAAACTTGCTTCAGGTGAAACGGGTTCTAAATTTAAAGATGCAAAACCGGGCGAACCAATCGGAAATCTTCTTTAA
- a CDS encoding DUF3153 domain-containing protein, which produces MKSPVLAIGKTKLDFVWGIRAKVRMSVLWVVLLASLLLAGCVQYDLGVTFNSTNRGNIVQSIKLGEQLTAFSSDTALDWLNSIERRAGQLRGTTRRISDRELTVTIPFNNGAELDRKFNAFFNPIDRKTDISATTTAVDFPEFKSAFSLKQNNFFLVVKNRLSYDLDLRSLEVISPNANIVVNPGSLLQLEFRLNTPRGATSVSNAENGISPETLQDGHQLVWMLQPGQINHLEAVFWLPSPLGIGAIAIALFVAGGIYLKSRMSPPVTIGHRPTASSVKLG; this is translated from the coding sequence GTGAAATCACCTGTTTTAGCGATTGGTAAGACTAAGCTTGACTTTGTTTGGGGGATTCGCGCCAAAGTGCGAATGTCTGTTCTGTGGGTGGTGCTGTTGGCATCGCTCTTGCTTGCTGGTTGTGTACAGTACGATTTGGGAGTGACTTTTAATAGTACGAATAGGGGTAATATCGTACAGTCTATTAAGCTGGGAGAACAACTAACTGCGTTTAGCAGTGACACGGCTCTTGATTGGTTAAACAGCATTGAGCGTCGCGCTGGGCAGTTGCGAGGGACAACTAGGCGAATTTCCGATCGGGAATTGACTGTTACGATTCCTTTCAATAATGGCGCAGAGTTAGATCGGAAATTTAACGCATTTTTCAACCCGATCGATCGTAAAACAGATATCTCTGCTACTACCACGGCTGTCGATTTTCCTGAATTTAAATCGGCATTCAGTCTGAAGCAGAATAATTTCTTTCTCGTGGTGAAGAATCGGTTGAGCTACGATCTGGATTTGCGATCGCTTGAGGTGATATCTCCTAACGCTAACATCGTTGTTAATCCAGGTTCCCTCTTGCAATTAGAGTTTCGCCTCAACACCCCAAGGGGTGCCACTAGCGTTAGCAACGCGGAGAATGGCATTAGTCCAGAAACCTTACAAGACGGACATCAATTGGTTTGGATGCTTCAACCCGGTCAAATCAACCATCTGGAAGCTGTATTCTGGCTTCCCAGTCCTTTGGGAATTGGTGCGATTGCGATCGCTTTGTTCGTGGCGGGAGGAATTTATCTGAAATCTCGGATGTCGCCACCCGTCACAATAGGGCATCGCCCAACCGCCTCTAGTGTCAAATTAGGTTAG
- a CDS encoding P-II family nitrogen regulator — translation MRKVEAIIRPFKLDEVKIALVNAGIVGMTVSEVRGFGRQKGQTERYRGSEYTVEFLQKLKIEVVIEDEQVDLVVDKIIAAARTGEIGDGKIFITPVDQVVRIRTGEKNMEAI, via the coding sequence TTGCGAAAAGTTGAAGCGATTATTCGGCCATTCAAACTCGACGAAGTAAAGATCGCGTTAGTCAATGCTGGCATTGTGGGGATGACGGTTTCTGAAGTCCGAGGATTTGGACGCCAAAAAGGCCAGACAGAACGCTATCGCGGTTCCGAATACACCGTTGAGTTTCTGCAAAAACTCAAGATTGAGGTTGTAATTGAAGATGAGCAAGTCGATCTAGTTGTAGATAAAATTATCGCAGCAGCTCGGACTGGGGAAATCGGTGATGGCAAGATTTTCATCACGCCTGTCGATCAAGTCGTGCGGATTAGGACTGGGGAAAAGAATATGGAAGCCATTTAG